One window of the Anaerolineae bacterium genome contains the following:
- a CDS encoding 4-vinyl reductase, with protein sequence MDPIPKSGLYYPNKIARITLEALEEVMGPNGLKAILNLAHLSHLIDDLPPDNLEKAFDFADFSALNLALEEMYGPRGGRALALRAGRAAFSEGLRNFGALAGVGDLAFKVLPLQAKLRIGLSAMAKIFSQFSDQISTVEEQEHVYVYTIHRCPVCWGRHGTSDKPVCFMAVGLLQEGLKWVSGGSEFRVDESKCIAKGDDVCEFIIHKEPLS encoded by the coding sequence ATGGACCCCATCCCCAAAAGCGGTTTGTACTACCCCAACAAAATCGCCCGGATCACTCTGGAGGCTCTGGAAGAGGTGATGGGCCCTAACGGCCTCAAGGCCATCCTCAACCTGGCCCATCTTTCCCATCTCATCGATGATCTTCCACCGGACAACTTAGAGAAAGCCTTTGACTTCGCCGACTTCTCGGCCCTCAACCTGGCGCTGGAAGAGATGTACGGCCCGCGCGGAGGCCGGGCATTGGCCCTGCGAGCAGGGCGAGCGGCTTTCTCTGAAGGTCTGCGCAATTTCGGCGCGCTAGCTGGCGTGGGGGATCTAGCCTTCAAAGTACTACCTCTCCAAGCCAAATTGCGCATCGGCCTCTCGGCCATGGCCAAAATCTTCAGCCAGTTCAGCGACCAAATATCCACAGTGGAAGAGCAAGAACACGTGTACGTGTACACCATCCACCGCTGCCCGGTCTGCTGGGGACGCCATGGCACCTCCGATAAGCCGGTATGCTTCATGGCCGTGGGCCTGCTCCAGGAAGGTCTGAAATGGGTCTCCGGTGGAAGCGAATTCCGCGTGGATGAATCCAAGTGCATTGCCAAAGGCGATGATGTCTGCGAATTCATCATTCACAAAGAACCTCTCAGTTAA
- a CDS encoding response regulator translates to MDIPAKTPAKLLIIEDDLDVADMLMAYFQVQGYEVQTANWGEDGIRLCQIAHPDLVILDIRLPDIDGFEVARRLRQNIHTARIPIIFLTEKRERADRLHGLELGADDYITKPFDLQELRLRVRNALRRARMGPLANPVTNLPEGPVVDERLQMTLESDQPWALIGVALRHLDVFRDRYGFIAADDVLRAITLMLQNAVRDMGNKDDFLGHLSATDFIIISTPDRLPNLETRIRERLTQSIDYFYPLQDREAGNFGPHKLSARITTLDPTQGPFSSLEALKAALGGTPQKGSTA, encoded by the coding sequence ATGGACATCCCAGCAAAGACCCCAGCCAAACTGCTGATCATCGAAGACGACCTGGATGTGGCTGATATGCTGATGGCCTACTTCCAGGTGCAGGGCTACGAGGTGCAGACGGCGAACTGGGGTGAAGACGGCATCCGGCTGTGCCAGATAGCCCATCCAGACTTAGTCATCCTGGACATTCGCCTGCCGGACATTGACGGCTTCGAGGTCGCCAGGCGCCTGCGCCAAAACATCCACACAGCCCGCATCCCCATCATCTTTCTCACCGAGAAACGCGAACGCGCCGACCGCCTGCACGGGCTGGAACTGGGGGCCGACGACTACATCACCAAGCCCTTCGACCTGCAGGAACTCCGTTTGCGGGTGCGCAATGCGTTGCGCCGCGCCCGCATGGGCCCCCTGGCCAACCCGGTGACCAACCTCCCCGAGGGGCCGGTGGTGGATGAGCGCCTGCAGATGACCCTGGAAAGCGATCAGCCCTGGGCGCTCATCGGCGTCGCGCTGCGCCACCTGGATGTCTTCCGCGACCGCTATGGCTTCATCGCCGCCGACGATGTGCTCCGCGCCATCACCTTGATGCTCCAAAACGCGGTGCGGGATATGGGGAACAAAGACGACTTCCTCGGCCATCTCTCGGCCACCGATTTCATCATCATCTCCACCCCAGACCGTCTCCCTAATCTGGAAACGCGCATCCGTGAGCGGCTGACGCAATCCATTGACTACTTCTACCCCCTGCAAGACCGTGAGGCGGGCAACTTCGGCCCCCACAAACTCAGCGCCCGCATCACCACCCTGGACCCCACTCAAGGCCCCTTCTCCTCCCTCGAAGCCCTCAAGGCCGCC